The following is a genomic window from Ethanoligenens harbinense YUAN-3.
ATGCATTAAAGAACATCATCATCCCCCGTTTTGAGGAAAATGTGAAGTTCATCACCGAAGCGCTGGAAGAAAAAGAGCGTGAGGAATTCTCCCGCCAGAAGGTTATCGGCAAGACCAAAGAGCGCAAACGCCTCGAGGCCGCCGAACTCGAAAGCGAGACAAAAGCCGCGTCCTAAGCCAATCATGGAATGCAAAAAACCGCCGCTGCCAAGCTAAACTTGACAGCGGCGGTTTTTTATATAGTGTTTGGAACAGCCCCAACTATTGTATAAAGGAACAGCCGGTTTTGCATGTCCTCTTTAATGGAATGATTTTGCCAACTGCGCAATTTTGGTTTCAATCGTCTGGATAACCGAAAGGAATGCCTCATCGTTTTTACCGGTTGGGTCTGGAAGCCCCCAATCTTCACGGCGCTTGCAGGGCAGGTAGGGGCATTTCACATTGCAGCCCATCGTGATAACCACATCCACAGGAGGAATATCTGAAAGCAGCTTTGGATGCTGGTTTTCTTCCATATCGATCTTGTAAAGCTGCTTCATAATGCGAACCGCGTCAGGGTTGATACGGTCTTTTACCTCTGTCCCTGCAGAATAGCTTTCAAAAATATCATCGGCAAAATGTTTCCCAAGCGCTTCGGCAATCTGGCTGCGACAGGAATTGTGAACACAGATAAAAGCAACCTTGGGTTTACTCATATTCAAACCATCCTTTCGTATTGTTTGCAACCCAAATAAGCATAACTAGTACCTCAACGAGAACGCCGACTGTGGTCGCCAGTGCCACAGGGCTTTGTGCACCAAACAGTGCAATGGTGACAGCAAACGACCGTTCAAAGAAACCGGAGTGAAAAGATGATGACCAACGTCAGCAACAAGCCAGCGATGGTGATGTCACCAAATTTTGGAACATCCCTCTTTTCAAGGTGATCAAGCCCATGTTTTTGTGATATAACGGCGCGTGATTACCCCACCTATCCCAAGAAGGAACGCGACCATGGGCGTAAACACTATCAGGATAATCATATCGTTTTACTCGAAACGCTCAAGGAACGCCGGAATGCCCAAAAGAAATCTGCCGATCAACACGCCCGCTGCCATGCACAAAACAACCCCTATTGTCAGATACTTTTCAAAGAAGCTGATTACCATATTTTATTTTTTATATTCATGCCCCCAAGCATGACCGAAATGTCATCTGACCCGCTGCAGAATCTTCAAAACCTCTTCGGTTCTGAGGACTTTCCCGTAAGAAACCACTTTCCCGTCTACGACAAGGGCGGGCGTAGACATCACTCCATAGGCCGCGATCTGTGAAAAATCCGTTATGTGGTCTATTGCCGTGTCCATGCCGAGTTGCTCCAGTGCAGCTTTTGTTGCCGCTTCAAGCTGATTGCACTTGGCGCAGCCGCTGCCCAAAATCTTGATACGCGCACCCTCGGTTTTTTCATGTTCCGCCTTGGCCATACCCGTGGCATCACAGTTGCCGCAGCAGCGGGAGGAAGTTTCTTCCTTTTTCTTTCCATGGTTAAACAGTGACATATTCATACTCTCCTTTACAGTCAGCCGACGGTCTTTAGCAGCCGACGGAACCGTTGCCTGGCGTTCCAAACGCAGTTTTCAAAGCGGTTTTGACAAGTATTCCACCTATATGATAAACGTTTGAAGCGCATTAAAAACGTAACCTACTATAATAATTCCAACTGTACAGATAACAACAAACAGCGCCAGCAGCTTCGGTTTTACAGCTTTGCGAAGCATGATGATGGATGGCAGAGACAGCGTTGTGACAGCCATCATGAAAGACAGAATGGAGCCAAGCTGCGCCCCCTTATAGAACAGAGCCTCCGCAATAGGAATGGTGCCGAAAATATCGGCATATATCGGAACACCCACCAGCGTTGCCAGCAGGACGCCGAAAGGATTTTTGCTGCCAAGCACCGCTGCCACCCATTCCTCCGGAATCCAGTTGTGAATAACAGCGCCGATTCCCACACCGATCAGGATATAAGGAAACACCTTTTTGAAGGTGGTGAGCATTTGCTCTTTTGCATAAAGAATCCGATCTTTTTTCTTCAGGTCGGGCAGTTCAATATCCACACTTCCAGCCGTCAGGATAAAACTCTCCACGTACTTTTCCATATGCAGCTTCTCAATCAGCGTGCCCCCGATTACCGCAACAATCAGACCGACAACCACATAAAGGATTGCAACCTTCGCACCAAAAATACTCACCAGCAGAAGCAGAGAGCCAAGGTCCACCATCGGGGAGGAAATCAGGAACGAAAACGTCACGCCGACCGGAAGTCCTGCAGACGTGAAACCGATGAATAGTGGAATGGACGAACAGGAACAAAACGGTGTCACCGTACCCAGGAGCGCCGAAATGCAGTTCGCCCAGATACCATGAAAGCGCCCGAGTATTCTTTTGCTTCGTTCCGGCGGAAAGTAGCTTTGCAGATAGCTGATAACAAAGATCAGGAAGCACAGAAGCACGGTGATCTTTATGACATCATACAGAAAAAACTGGAGGCTCCCGATCCACCGGCTGTTCGTATCAAGCCCCAACGCGGAAAGACCTGTTTGGATCAGTCCGTCCAGCCATTTCATGCCCAAAATCTGATACTGGAAAAAATTCCAGATTGCCGTCCATATTTGCATTGCCGAAACATCCTCACTCTCAACAAAGGATCATTCACATCAAATATTTTTGATGTATCTTGCTCTTTAAAAGCCATCGTCACAATGGTTTTTCACTTATGCAGCAGTTGGTTGCTTCTATAACCGTATTCGGTGTTGTCAGCTCTTTCAGCAGAACAGCGGCATGAGCGCTGCCCGTTTTACTTATTTTGTAATGTGTCCATTTGCCCTCCTGCCGACTCTCCACCACACCTGACTCAACCAGGATCTTCATGTGGTAGGAAAGCCCCGACTGCCCCAAGTCCAACTGCTCCAACAAAACGCAGGCGCATTTTTCACCGCAGCGCAGCAATTCAAGTATCCTCAAACGTTTTTCGTCGCAAAATGCCTTGAAGACTTTTGCGTGTTCTTCATACGCCGTTGCCAACCCATCACCTCATATCAAAATTATTTGATCTGTTATCAGTATAGACGTCAAATCAAATTTTGTCAATATGAATTGCAAAATATCTGCACAACCCTCGGGCCATGCAACATCCCAGCGAATTTTTGTACATAAAAATAAAAAAACAGCTCAAAACCTTCGTTTTAAGCCGTTTCTGGTGGAGATAAGCGGGATCGAACCGCTGACCTCCTGCATGCCATGCAGGCGCTCTCCCAGCTGAGCTATACCCCCAAAAGCAGTGCCACTCGCAAGCGGCTTAATTAGTATAGCACTCTCTAAAATGAAAAGCAAGCACTTTTTGCGCTTTTTTCATCTTTTTAGACATCTTCTAAAATTTCCTGCACGCGGCCGACCTGATTGCCTTCTTCCAGCATCACCTTGATGCCATGGGGATGTGTCGGGCTGTTTGTCAGGATACGCCGCACATGCCCGCGGGTGCGTTTCCCTGTGGGCTGGTCTTTTTTCAGCACAATATCCACCAACGCACCAATATGGATATTGCTGCGGATCTTTCCATCCATTCGGGCTTTTCCTCCTTGAACAATACAGAAACAGGCGCGTCAGCCCTGCCCTGTCAGCTTAACGGCCGCCTGCGGCAGATAACGCAGGCGACCCTCCAGCCTTGTGGATTCCATCAGACAAATTGTGTCCACCTGCTGCGAAAGGGCCGGCACTTCCAGCATATCCGGATCGTACGCATGCGGGAGCACCACGCGCCTGCCAAGCGTGATATGCGGCGTATAAGGGCGGTTTTCCAGCATAAAGCCGGCGGCCCGCAGCCGGCCGCAAATCCTTGCCTGCAAGCCTGTCAGCGCCTCGTTTGCCTGCACGCCCATCCAGACCACATCGCCGCCCCGCCCGGGAAAGCGTCCCCATCCGCCAAGTACGAGTGTGAACGATCCGCCCGCTTCCTCACGCATAGCCTGTTCCACCAGGTCCGGGCGGGCGGTCTCGCCCAGGAACGCCAACGTCAGATGCAGGTTTTCCCGAGCCGTAAAATGCCCGCGCAGCGCGGCGGATTCCAGACGCCCCACGGCATCCATGATCTGCTTTGCAACATCCGGCTCAAACAAAACGGCAATGAACGTTCGCATGATCTCTCACCTAATTTCCCTCTGCACACCCACAACAGTTGCTTCGGTATTTTGGTCGACAAAATCCAGCACATGGTCCAGAATGCTGTCGGCCTGCACGGCGGAATCGGTCACGCAGGCAATACCCAGCACGGCCAACTGGTGGATATCCTGCTCCGCCACCTCGGCGACGGACACATTGAACACATGCCGCAGCTTGGCAAGAAGGCTTTTGACAACCATGCGCTTTTCCTTGAGCGAATGTGCCCAAGGGATATGCAGCCGTATTTCCAGCACGCCGATTTGCATCCTCACAACCTCGATTGATCTAATTTGACCCGCCGCGCGACAGCTTGCGCCCGCAGCCCATTTGGGTTGAACCCATTGTACTACATCCGGCGTGCTTCGTCAAAACCGCCCACAACACCCCCGCATACGCCGCCGGACAGCGGGCATACGGGGGTGTTGTGGGCGGTCACTCAATCAATAAAATAGCAGCTTGTCCACTGCTGTTTGCATTTCTTCTTCAAAACCACCGCATACTCGGCTAGCTGGTATACATCCTGGAAACAGCGGGAGCTATTGGTCACCCCTGCGATTGAGATGCTCATGATGGGGTACTGCTCCACCTCATTCCTGCGGTTTTTGGCAATGATAAATCCCTTTTGCAGATCTTCTTGTACGTAGAATTCCCGCACCTTTTTGTCAAACTCCGCAATGATCTTCTGGCAATAGATGTCCACGTCATATGTCCGGAAAATGGCGATGAAGTCATCTCCGCCCACATGCCCGACAAACGTGTCCCGCGGCACACAATGCTCCAGGCTGCGCGCCAACATCCCGATAATGCCGTCGCCCTTTTCAAACCCATAGACATCATTGTAGGCTTTGAAATTGTCGATATCGATGTAGAGGACCGCATATCGCTGCGCATTCTTGATACAGTCGCCAAGGTTTTGCTCGATCAGCATATTGCCCGGCAGGCCCGTCAGCGGATTTTGGTGCCTGGCATTGGATACCTCGATCTCCGTCGTCTTTTCCAGCAGTGTTTTGATGGTAACGATGCCCGCATACCGGCCGCCGTTGGTCACCACGATGCAGTCATACAGCTTACCGGTGGGGCGGGACATCGCCATCTTGGACACCACATCGATCGGCATCTGATGGTCTACGATCAGCGGATGCTTGTCCATAATCAGAGAAATCGGCCGACGGGCATGCAGACTGAAACCGAACGGGCCGCTCATCATGTGGTCGATGTGCGTTTTGGTCACCAAGCCCTCCACCACGCCGTGGTTCACCACCGTGATGCCCAGCAACGCGCTGTCTTTTAAGAAGATCTGGTAAACGTCTTCAGACAGCGTATCCGACGAGACCGTGTGGCTGTTGTAGCAGAGATTCCCAATGTAGATATTGGAGAGGTAATGGTAATACGTGTGGTTCTTGTGCTCGTTGCGGATACGGATTGCTTCGAGCACCTCCGGCACGACCTCGCAGACGCGCGGCTGCGGCCGCTGGATGAAATAGCCCTGCCCGTAATGTACGCCGATATCGATAAGGGTGTCCAGCTCTTCTTCCCGCTCAATTCCTTCGGCAATGAGGGATATCTCCGTCAGGCGGCTGAATTCGTACAGGCTTTTGACCATCGCCCTCTTATATCCATCCTGATCGATATCGCGGATCAGCTGGATGTCCAGTTTGATATAATGAGGGCGAACATCGGTAATGAGGTTCAGGCCCGAATACCCGGCACCCGCGTCGTCGATCGCGATTTTATAATCCTGCCGCTTATAATACTCTATGGTATTTTTGAACCCGTCAAAATCTTTGATGATGCTGCGCTCGGTAATTTCAAAATGCAGATTTCCCGGAGAAAGTCCGAACGGCTTGAGGTAATCCGCCGTAAAGCCTTGTTGGAATTTGGTATCGTGGATGGTGGCCGGATTGACATTCAAAAACAGCTTGATCCCCGCCTGCAGGCACATCACCGTTTCCAGCGCTCTGGTGCGGCATAAATTTTCCAGTTCCCAAAGCCGCCCGTATGTTTCTGCAGCCGCAAAAAGCGCCGTCGGCATACGCAACACCGAGTTTACGGGGCCGCGGGACAAAGCCTCATACCCCAGCACCGACCCGTCCCGCAGGGATATAATGGGCTGAAAATAGGTCTGAATGTCCCGCTCTGCCAGTATCTTGTTCAGCTCATCCTGGACCGAACGTTTCTGTTCCATTTTATCAACGCTGCCATACGTCTGCAACAAGAAACAACATCCTTTTCCGTCCATCTGCATGATACGAGCTTAATCGTATTATACACCCCCCTCCTTACAATAGAAAGCAAATATTTCCAACATAAATGTAATATTTGTGTAAAGCCCGGCAGACGAGGCGGCCGGTTCTGCCGACGGCGCGCCCCCGCGCAGAGCAGCCTGCTCAGGAAATATAAAACGATGCGGAAACGACCGCAAAAGCAAACACCAGCCACCCGGCTGCCGGAACGGCCCACCGCGCGGCCGCCGGACACCGGCGGCGCAGGCGGACAACTGCCAGCCCCAGAAACCCCGCGCCGGAAAACAGCGTCGGTACGATATAACGGAAGTCCATGGTGCAACCGAACGGATATTTGAGATTGAACACCAAAAACGAACCCATCTGCAGAATCCACAGGCCGCCAAGCAGAAAACGGGGCAGACGCGGCATCTCTTCGGCGCGCAGCACCCAGACCGTCGCGATGAGCGACAATACAATCAGCACCAGGTTCAGCATGAGAAGGGGCGCGGCATATACCAGCCCGCTCGTAAAGGTAAATTCCCCGAACATGGAGTTCTTCACCAGATAGAGCCACAGGTTGTAATCTCCGTAAGGATTGCAGAAAAAGCTGGTGAACAACTGCCACACAGGGAACGACAAAAACCGGGAGGCAAAACTGTGCCAGCCGATATAAAGCGGCCCGTTGGTGCTCATCGGTAACACATAACCGAACGGCTGGCCGAAAAGCAGCCAGTTGCGCACCGCATACCAAAGCCCCAGCGGCAGGCAAACCAGCGCAAACAGACCGAACTGCGCGATCCGTTTCCTGCGGTCGGCCGCCGACCGCTGCTGCCACAGCGCCGCCAGAAAAACGCCCGCCGTCAGCGGCGCGACCATCACGCCCGAAACCTTGGTGGTAACCGCCAGTGCGATCACCACCGCCAGCGCCAAAATATTGCGCACTGTTTGGTTTTTGTACCACTTTACGGTGTATAATAGGGATACGGCCATCCAGAAAACCATCAGCATATCATTGTTGATGCTGGCCGAAAGGATAAAAAACGTGGGGTGGAACGCAAGCACCGCCATTGCAATCAGTGTGGCCCTGCGCGGGAAATCCAGCTCCCGGAAAAAGCGCCGGCACACCACCAGCAGCGCGCAGGATGCAAAAGCCGGAACCAGTTTGGCCGCCTCAAACAGCGCCGTGATGCTTTTCCCAGGCGCCAGCAGCGCATACCCTTTCATCACCATCGCGTCCAGAAAAAACGCTACCGGCGGATGATAAAACAGGCCGGCATTGGTCGAAGGCAGACGGCCATAGAGAAAGATCGTGGCGACATAGCCCGCGTTCTGAGAACCGAAAACGGTACCGATATCATGCCCGCGCAGATCATAAGGCGTATACAACATGTATCCGATGCGCAGTACCAGCCCCGCCGCAACGATCGCCGCGAGCAAGCGGGACGTGCTGAGCCGCCTGTGGATGAACCAATAGCCCGTCAGCAGCCCAAGTGCCCCCAAAACAGCCAGCATTCCCGTTTTGATCCACGTTGTGGGCAGACCATTCAAACAAACAAACGAAATCGCCAATCCGCACACGATGCCCACATATGGCCACGGGCCCGCCGCCGGATTCGGGAGCCTGTGTTTCGCTATCCTGCGCTGCATGGTGTCACCCTTTCTCGTTCAACAATGTTCCCCGCCGGCCCAAGCGCCGGTCATCTCGTTCCTCCACACTGCGCGCATGCGTGAGCGCACGGCGCATATCCGTTCCATATAAAGGAGTGGTCACATGAAAACACCGGAAATTTTTCGCTTTGACGGCACACGTCCCTGCCGTCTGGATGAAATCGACCCTGCGGGCACCGGCCCGTTCCAAAACCGGGAGGAGATTCTGAAAACTTTTGAAGAAAACAAAGCCATCCTGGCCAAAGAACAGGAAAAACTCTACGCCCAGAAAGATTATACGCTCCTCGTCATCCTGCAGGGGCTGGACGCCGCCGGCAAGGACGGTGTGATTCGCCATGTGTTCAGCGGGCTCAACCCCGAAGGTGTGAAGGTCTGGAGCTTCAAGCAGCCCAGCGACGAAGAACTCAAACACGATTTCCTTTGGCGCACGCACACCCATCTGCCCGAACGCGGCCAGGTTGGCATCTTCAACCGCTCGTATTATGAAGAAGTGCTGGTGGTGCGGGTGCACGACCTGCTGCCGACCGAACATATTCCCCCGAACCTGATAACCAAGCACATCTGGGAAAAGCGCTACCGGGACATTTCGCAGTTTGAAGCATACCTGCGGGAAAACGGCATCCTGCCGGTGAAGTTTTTCCTTCACATTTCCAAAGACGAGCAGAAAGAACGTCTGCTTGCCCGCCTGGAAGACCCTTCAAAGAACTGGAAATTCAGTACTTCCGACGTCAAAGAACGAGCCTTCTGGAACAAATATCAGGCCTGCTATGAGGAGACCGTGAACCATACCGCATCCGCCGGCGCACCGTGGTACATTATTCCAGCAGACAAAAAATGGTATGCACGCTACCTGATTTCCCACATTCTCGTGGGCATCGTGCGAGACCTGCACCTGCAATACCCCGAAACCTCCCCGGAACAACAGAAAGTGCTGGCGGCCTACCGCGACCTGCTGGAACACGGCACCGGTGAGCATGCCTGACGGAGCCGCGACACGGTTGACAAAGCGGACCGCGGCTGCTACACGGAGTCAACCAATAATCAGCTGCGATATCATTTGCAGCATGGGAGGTATGCTTATGCCGACAGACATCCCCGCGGACGATTTTAAAGACTACGGGCAATTCCGCAAGCCCACCGGCACGACCGGGCTCGACGTTGTGAACGGGATGAACCGCAGCCATTATGACCTGACCACATGGGGCCTGGCGCATGTGCGGGTGCAGCCGCAGGACACTCTGCTGGACATCGGGTGCGGCGGCGGCATCACAGTGGAGCGCCTTGCGGTTCTCGCACCGGAAGGCACCGTCTATGGTGCGGACCATTCGAACGACTGTGTGCAGTGGTCCAAAGAGCGCAACCGCACAGCCATTGCAAACGGCCGGGTGCATATCCGGCAGGCCAGCGTGGAACAACTGCCGTTTGACAACGCCTTTTTTGATAAAGTATTCGCCGTCGAAACCGTTTATTTCTGGCCGAATCTTCCGCAAAATTTCGCGGAAGTAGCCCGCATAACCAAGCCGGGCGGGCAATTCGTCATCATCCACGAGGCCTATGCGTGCGAGCGGTTCCGGGACCGCAACCGGGAAACCGAAGCCAAGTGCCGCATGCACATTCCTTCTCCTGAGGAGGCCGTTTCCGGTCTGGAGCAGGCCGGATTCTCAAAGGTGGACGTGGATACGCTGGAAGACCGGAACTGGATGTGCTGCATGGCAACCAGATAAGGCCGGGTTCGCTGTCTTTGCAAACGACAAGCCGATATTTCACGATGGAAATATCGGCTTGTATCATAACGGTGTCTCCGCCTGCCGGCTCGACGGTTTCTCCGGTATCCATACGATACCACGGCCAAATGAACACCATATGAAATTTTTTAAAACATACCGGTCATGCCCCGCATCACGCGATGCCGCTAAAAACCGCACCGGGAAAACTGCTGTTCAGATCGTTCTGATGCAACTGCACCATACTGCCAGCCACCGCATTCCGATTCACAGAGCCGGCAAACACCGTCAACCCCAACTGCTGCGCCGTATACTGTGACTGCGCATACAACTGGGCTCTGCCGATGCCGCTCAGCGGCGGTTTCGAATCGATGCCGGTCTGGAAAAGCGACCGATAGGCCGGCAACTGGCTTTCAGTGTACAGCCCGGAAACATCGGCGTCCAGATTGGATACCGCGCTCAAATCACCGGTCTGCGCGGGCAGGGACAGCGCGGCCCCCAAGTTCTGCACACCCCATCTGCTTTTGCATCGCGGCGGCATCGTCCGAAAGACCATTGGCACAGGTACTGTTGTTGACAACCTGATAGGTATTCCAGTATAATCCGGCCAATTAGCTGACGGTCATGCTCTCACCTTCTCCCACACATTCATCATACCAATTTCCATATAAAAAAGCAAGGCTGTGTACGGTGCGCCATCCGTGTTCCCGGAGAAAACCCAAACACGCCCGTCATCACCTGTGCGCGTGCAGATATTGGCCCGCCAGCACGGCAGTATCATGCGCAAACGCGCCGGGCACATCGCCCTCCCGCAGTTGCCGGTCCAGCCGAAGCAGGCGGTGCAGCATCAGAAATGTGGGCAACTCGTTGGCCTCCTCGCGGGAAATCTTGCGGTAGGTGCGATAGCCTTCCAGCCATGCGCGCGTCAGCTTGGGCAGCAGCGGATGCAGTTCCATGCCGGAAACAGACGCCGCAAAATCATACAGAAACCAGCCGTATCCGCAGTCGTCAAAATCCAGAACCGCCACACTGTCACGGTCCAGCAGCAGGTTGGCCGGCCGCAGGTCCGCATGGATGAGGCCGAACCGGTCGGGCGTGCGCCCAAAACCGGCCAGCCGCTCCCGGACCACCGAAAGCGCGCCAATCAGCTCGCCGGCATCCGCCAGCGTTTCCAGCCGCGATTCGCTCACCGCTTCGCCGTCCAGCGTCGGGCGGGGCAAACGGCCCGCACAGTTCCAGAGAATGGCGTTCTGATGCAATTGGGCGGCCAGCCCGCCTAATTGCCGGAGCAGGGCAGCGAACGAGCAGGTATCCGCTTCGGGAGACATACCGCGCAGATAGCTGAACATCATGCAATAATAGTTCTGCGGCAGCAACGGATGGGAGATTTCGGTGCAGAACGAGCCGGTGCCGCTCTGGAGAGGCTGCGGCACCAGCAGGTTGGAATCGCGCCGGATCTCGCACATCCAAAGCGCCTCGGCAGCCAACTCCTGCTCGCTGCGACGCAGGCCGGATACGCGCAGCATCACGCGCGTGTCGCTTCTGGGATCTTCCACGATGTAGAAAAGATTATTTTTGCGGCAAAACGGGCGGCAATGCGCAGTTTCCGAAATATGATAGGCAGAGAAAACTCCCTTGAGCGACTCGGCCGGGGGCTCGATCAACAAAGGCATCCTTTCTTTCACCGGCATCTGTATCATGTCCATTCTCCTCCTGTTCTCATCCAGGCCTTGTTTGAAGATAGCAGAGCCTTGTCTGTTTCGGCTAAAAATCCGTCGGTTATTTTAAACAAGGCCCGGTGGAACCACGATGCTGCCCGCCCGCACGCCGACCCGACGGCTTGCGCCCAAAACACAAAGGCGCAGTTGCAAGCAAACACTTGCGACTGCGCCTTTGCAATCACGGCAGGACATCATCCTCACCGATTATACTTCAACACATCATTATACCATTTTGTTGTATTATAAACGAACGTGCGCGGCCTGTCAAGTCCCTTGCGGCTTTTACCGACCTTTTTGCAAAGCCACCCGCGTGTTGACAAGGCGGCCCGGCTCCTGTATACTGAAAAAAATCGTATAGGACAGTTCGGAACCATCCTGTCTCGAAACAAAACTACGGAATACAGCCGCCTGTGACACAGGCGGCTCGGGATGGCGCTGCTTTTCAGGCAGCGCCTGTTTTGTTGTATTGCGCTTCCGGCGGCGGGATGGGTTTCAAAAAGGAGAAAAAACATGAACGCATCCAGCAAAGCCAAAATCCGCGCCGTTACCACCGGCGCCGTGATTGCCGCGCTCTACGCGGCGCTGACACTCCTCTTCCAGCCCATCAGCTATGGCCCCCTTCAGTTCCGCATATCCGAAGTGCTGACGGTACTGCCGTTCTTCACACCCGCAGCCATCCCCGGTCTGTTTGTGGGCTGTATGTTTGCCAACATCGCCAGCTCGCTCGGTCCGGTCGATATTGTCGTGGGCAGCGCCGCCACCCTGCTGGCGGCCTGGCTCACCTATAAAATGCCGACCAAATGGCTGGCCCCGCTGCCCCCGGTGATCTGCAACGGCGTAATCGTGGGATTGGAACTCTATTTTGTCTTCCACGCCCCGCTGCTGCTGACCATTGGCTCGGTCGCATTTGGAGAAGCGGTCGTCTGCTTCGCCGGTGGCATCCCGCTCATGCTGGGCCTTGGGAAAGTGCAGGACCGCCTGTTTTCGCCCGCCAGGCATTGACTACCAGCCGATCGAGCCGGCGGCGATCTTCAGCATATTCCGAAACACGGCGGCCGGTTTTGCACGTTTGCGGCAAACTGCCCCGCTGCTCTCTGTTCAGTCTTCCCCTTTTTTCACCAGAAGATAGAACGTGCCGTCGTCAGCGGCCCGCATGTCCAGCACTGTGTGTCCCTCGTCTTCCAGACTGCGGGGCACATTCTGGATAGGCTCTCCGCCGTTGAGGTGGATCTCCAGCGTCTGGCCGGCCCCCAGTTCCTCCATGGCGATCTTCGTCTTGACGAAGGTAATGGGGCAGACCACGTCGGTGATGTCCACGAATGCATCCGCTTTGCTCATTGGGTTACCTCCTCCAGTCACTCAACCACCCCCATTTTTTCATCCTCCAGCAGCGTGATCGGTTCCTTTTCCATATGCCCCCCGCGGATATGAAAGCATCTCAGCACCGGCTCCTCGTCCATGAGAGAAAGGATGAGGTAGCGCAGCGAAGGATCGAACGCCAGGCGTTTATCTTCTGCCGAGGGCCTGGGGGGCGAAGACGGATGGCTGTGCAGGTTGCCCAGCAGCGCCCAGCCGTGCCGGCGCATATCCTTGATGGCCGCAAATTGCTCTTTGGGGTCCATTGAAAAGTGTTCGGGGCTCTGATCCATGTTGGTCAACAGGTAGATCCACTGTACGGTTGCGTTTGCTCCGTCCAAGGTGCCGCTCAACAACGCGCAGGCCTCGTACGGCAGGCCATTTTTTGCGTGAGCGAGAAAACGCGCCAGCTGCGTTTTCGGAACGTTCAGCATGGCTTTTGCCTCTCCGCGGCGCCTTTCAAATCACAGGGGGCCTGCCCGTAATCGGTCAGTCTGGT
Proteins encoded in this region:
- a CDS encoding polyphosphate kinase 2 family protein produces the protein MKTPEIFRFDGTRPCRLDEIDPAGTGPFQNREEILKTFEENKAILAKEQEKLYAQKDYTLLVILQGLDAAGKDGVIRHVFSGLNPEGVKVWSFKQPSDEELKHDFLWRTHTHLPERGQVGIFNRSYYEEVLVVRVHDLLPTEHIPPNLITKHIWEKRYRDISQFEAYLRENGILPVKFFLHISKDEQKERLLARLEDPSKNWKFSTSDVKERAFWNKYQACYEETVNHTASAGAPWYIIPADKKWYARYLISHILVGIVRDLHLQYPETSPEQQKVLAAYRDLLEHGTGEHA
- a CDS encoding class I SAM-dependent methyltransferase gives rise to the protein MPTDIPADDFKDYGQFRKPTGTTGLDVVNGMNRSHYDLTTWGLAHVRVQPQDTLLDIGCGGGITVERLAVLAPEGTVYGADHSNDCVQWSKERNRTAIANGRVHIRQASVEQLPFDNAFFDKVFAVETVYFWPNLPQNFAEVARITKPGGQFVIIHEAYACERFRDRNRETEAKCRMHIPSPEEAVSGLEQAGFSKVDVDTLEDRNWMCCMATR
- a CDS encoding phosphotransferase enzyme family protein; the protein is MIQMPVKERMPLLIEPPAESLKGVFSAYHISETAHCRPFCRKNNLFYIVEDPRSDTRVMLRVSGLRRSEQELAAEALWMCEIRRDSNLLVPQPLQSGTGSFCTEISHPLLPQNYYCMMFSYLRGMSPEADTCSFAALLRQLGGLAAQLHQNAILWNCAGRLPRPTLDGEAVSESRLETLADAGELIGALSVVRERLAGFGRTPDRFGLIHADLRPANLLLDRDSVAVLDFDDCGYGWFLYDFAASVSGMELHPLLPKLTRAWLEGYRTYRKISREEANELPTFLMLHRLLRLDRQLREGDVPGAFAHDTAVLAGQYLHAHR
- a CDS encoding QueT transporter family protein, whose amino-acid sequence is MNASSKAKIRAVTTGAVIAALYAALTLLFQPISYGPLQFRISEVLTVLPFFTPAAIPGLFVGCMFANIASSLGPVDIVVGSAATLLAAWLTYKMPTKWLAPLPPVICNGVIVGLELYFVFHAPLLLTIGSVAFGEAVVCFAGGIPLMLGLGKVQDRLFSPARH
- a CDS encoding sulfurtransferase TusA family protein; translation: MSKADAFVDITDVVCPITFVKTKIAMEELGAGQTLEIHLNGGEPIQNVPRSLEDEGHTVLDMRAADDGTFYLLVKKGED
- a CDS encoding M67 family metallopeptidase — its product is MLNVPKTQLARFLAHAKNGLPYEACALLSGTLDGANATVQWIYLLTNMDQSPEHFSMDPKEQFAAIKDMRRHGWALLGNLHSHPSSPPRPSAEDKRLAFDPSLRYLILSLMDEEPVLRCFHIRGGHMEKEPITLLEDEKMGVVE